The Lutra lutra chromosome 10, mLutLut1.2, whole genome shotgun sequence genome contains a region encoding:
- the DBX1 gene encoding homeobox protein DBX1: protein MMFPGLLAPPAGYPSLLRPTPTLTLPQSLQSAFSGHSSFLVEDLIRISRPPAYLPRSLPTASMSPPRQGVPTTLTDTGTSDLGSPSPGSRPDGSPQTAASPASEPTFLKFGVNAILSSAPRTETSPALLQTVPPKTFAFPYFEGSFQPFIRSSYFPASSSVVPIPGTFSWPLAARGKPRRGMLRRAVFSDVQRKALEKMFQKQKYISKPDRKKLAAKLGLKDSQVKIWFQNRRMKWRNSKERELLSSGGCREQTLPTKLNPHPDLSDVGQKGPGEDEEEDEGRGSPRHRLVYHASPDPRHLRDPRLEGPLPASPAHSSSPGKPSDFSDSEEDEEGEEEITVS, encoded by the exons ATGATGTTCCCAGGCCTCCTCGCACCCCCCGCCGGGTACCCCAGCCTCCTGCGCCCCACGCCCACCTTAACGCTGCCCCAGTCCCTGCAGTCGGCATTTTCTGGCCACTCCAGCTTCCTGGTGGAGGATCTGATCCGCATCAGCCGGCCTCCCGCTTATCTGCCCCGCAGCTTACCCACCGCCAGCATGTCGCCCCCTAGGCAGGGGGTCCCCACGACTCTCACGGACACCGGGACCTCAGACCTGGGCTCCCCGAGTCCAGGCAGTCGACCAGACGGTTCACCTCAGACGGCCGCCTCACCTGCCAGCGAGCCCACGTTTCTGAAGTTTGGGGTGAACGCCATCCTCTCCTCGGCGCCCAGAACAG AAACATCCCCCGCCTTGCTCCAGACCGTTCCTCCCAAGACTTTCGCTTTTCCCTACTTCGAAGGCTCCTTCCAGCCTTTCATCAGATCTTCTTATTTCCCAG CGTCCTCGAGCGTCGTGCCCATCCCGGGGACCTTCTCCTGGCCGCTTGCGGCCCGCGGCAAGCCTCGCCGAGGCATGCTGCGTCGAGCCGTGTTCTCCGACGTGCAGCGCAAGGCGCTGGAGAAGATGTTCCAGAAGCAGAAGTACATCAGCAAGCCCGACCGCAAGAAGCTGGCGGCCAAGTTGGGCTTGAAAGACTCACAA GTGAAAATCTGGTTCCAGAACCGACGCATGAAGTGGCGGAACTCCAAGGAGCGCGAGCTCCTGTCTAGCGGGGGCTGCCGAGAGCAGACCCTTCCCACCAAACTCAATCCGCACCCAGACCTCAGCGATGTTGGCCAGAAGGGCCCGGGGGAGGACGAAGAGGAAGACGAGGGCCGGGGCAGCCCCCGCCACCGCCTAGTCTATCACGCGTCCCCCGACCCTCGGCACCTGCGGGACCCGCGGCTGGAAGGGCCGCTGCCGGCCTCGCCCGCGCACTCGAGCAGCCCCGGCAAGCCTTCGGACTTCTCCGATTCcgaggaggatgaggagggcGAAGAGGAAATCACCGTGTCTTAG